The Xanthobacter flavus genome includes a window with the following:
- a CDS encoding exonuclease domain-containing protein, with translation MFIRVIDLETTGFEPPEHAVCEIGWCDVVGVVANPATGLTYWRVAGGDGGLVNPGRPIPPETSAIHHITDEDVSGAPTWDIAAAGVLRPSRGTPVAFAAHSAKMERQWCTDELTGGLPWICTYKAALRLWRDAPAHSNQALRYWRRPADLDRGMAALSHRAFPDAYVTAFHLRDLLALAPLEDLIRWTDEPALQVRCHIGKWRGHLWSEVDFGFLEWIAARDFDEDVLFTVNHEMEQRRKAYAAASAPDSEEAF, from the coding sequence ATGTTCATCCGCGTCATCGACTTGGAGACCACCGGCTTCGAGCCGCCCGAGCACGCCGTCTGCGAGATCGGCTGGTGCGACGTTGTCGGTGTCGTTGCCAATCCCGCCACCGGTTTGACCTATTGGCGCGTTGCCGGCGGCGATGGTGGTCTGGTGAACCCCGGCCGGCCCATCCCGCCCGAGACGTCCGCCATCCACCACATCACCGATGAGGACGTCAGTGGAGCCCCAACGTGGGACATCGCCGCTGCCGGGGTGCTTCGTCCATCCAGGGGAACACCCGTCGCCTTCGCAGCGCACAGCGCGAAGATGGAGCGCCAGTGGTGTACCGATGAACTGACCGGCGGCCTGCCGTGGATCTGCACCTATAAGGCCGCCCTGCGGCTCTGGCGCGACGCTCCGGCTCATTCCAACCAGGCGCTGCGCTACTGGCGCCGGCCGGCGGACCTCGACCGCGGGATGGCGGCGCTCTCCCACCGCGCCTTCCCCGATGCCTACGTGACCGCCTTCCACCTGCGGGACCTGCTGGCCCTCGCCCCGCTGGAGGACCTGATCCGCTGGACCGACGAGCCCGCGCTCCAGGTGCGCTGCCACATCGGCAAATGGCGCGGCCACCTCTGGTCGGAGGTCGATTTCGGCTTCCTCGAATGGATCGCCGCGCGGGACTTCGACGAGGACGTCCTTTTCACCGTGAACCACGAGATGGAACAGCGCCGGAAGGCTTACGCCGCGGCCAGCGCTCCGGACAGCGAGGAGGCGTTCTGA